The following are from one region of the Oncorhynchus tshawytscha isolate Ot180627B linkage group LG24, Otsh_v2.0, whole genome shotgun sequence genome:
- the sstr2a gene encoding somatostatin receptor type 2 isoform X1: MEVGCEISVFNPETEPTQPSVSMDPWPLLPSPPNLSLPEPLYYDSYFPGNESDLGSRNDTPDETHQAFDKTSSVVITFIYFTVCAVGLTGNTLVIYVILRYAKMKTVTNIYILNLAVADVLCMLSLPFIAVQLALVHWPFGSVLCRLVMTVDSLNQFTSIFCLTVMSVDRYLAVVHPIKSTKWRKPRVAKIINLTMWGVSLLVNLPIMIFSGLMPNNNQAWACTIVWPEPQGAYQTAFMFYTFLLGFFLPLIVICLCYLLIIIKVKSSGMRVGSTKRKRSERKVTRMVSIVVAMFVLCWLPFYVFNVTSVTGTIDTTPVLKSTFEFVVVLGYANSCANPILYAFLSDNFKKSFQNVLCLKKVAGLDEAERSDSRMERTRMVNDVTAEMHNAALLNGELQTSI; the protein is encoded by the exons GTGGGATGTGAGATTAGTGTCTTCAACCCTGAAACAGAGCCAACCCAGCCCTCTGTCAGCATGGATCCCTGGCCTCTCCTTCCGTCGCCCCCCAACCTCTCCCTCCCCGAGCCCCTGTACTACGACAGCTACTTCCCAGGGAACGAGTCTGACCTGGGGTCCCGGAATGACACTCCGGACGAGACCCACCAGGCCTTCGACAAGACCAGCTCCGTAGTCATCACCTTCATCTACTTCACGGTGTGCGCCGTGGGGCTGACCGGCAACACCTTGGTGATCTATGTTATCCTGCGCTACGCCAAGATGAAGACTGTGACTAATATCTATATCCTGAACCTGGCCGTGGCCGACGTCCTCTGTATGCTGAGTCTACCTTTCATCGCCGTGCAGCTGGCCCTGGTCCACTGGCCCTTCGGCTCCGTGCTCTGCCGCCTGGTCATGACTGTGGACTCCCTCAACCAGTTCACCTCCATCTTCTGCCTCACAGTCATGAGTGTCGACCGCTACCTGGCCGTGGTCCACCCCATAAAGTCCACCAAGTGGCGGAAGCCACGCGTGGCTAAGATCATCAACCTGACCATGTGGGGAGTGTCCCTGCTGGTCAACCTGCCAATCATGATCTTCAGCGGTCTGATGCCCAATAATAACCAGGCTTGGGCGTGTACCATTGTGTGGCCGGAGCCTCAGGGGGCCTATCAGACGGCCTTCATGTTCTACACCTTCCTCCTAGGTTTCTTCCTGCCGCTCATCGTCATCTGCCTCTGTTACCTGCTCATCATCATCAAG GTGAAGTCGTCAGGCATGCGCGTGGGCTCCACTAAGCGTAAGCGTTCGGAGAGGAAGGTGACCAGGATGGTGTCCATCGTTGTGGCCATGTTCGTGCTCTGCTGGCTGCCCTTCTACGTGTTCAACGTCACCTCGGTGACCGGCACCATCGACACCACGCCCGTCCTCAAGAGCACCTTTGAGTTTGTGGTGGTGCTGGGCTACGCCAACAGCTGTGCCAACCCCATCCTGTACGCCTTCCTGTCAGACAACTTCAAGAAGAGCTTTCAGAATGTTCTGTGCTTGAAGAAGGTGGCGGGCCTGGATGAGGCGGAGCGCAGCGACAGCCGCATGGAGCGAACGCGCATGGTCAACGACGTCACCGCGGAAATGCACAACGCCGCGCTGCTCAATGGCGAGCTGCAGAccagtatctga
- the sstr2a gene encoding somatostatin receptor type 2 isoform X2, with the protein MDPWPLLPSPPNLSLPEPLYYDSYFPGNESDLGSRNDTPDETHQAFDKTSSVVITFIYFTVCAVGLTGNTLVIYVILRYAKMKTVTNIYILNLAVADVLCMLSLPFIAVQLALVHWPFGSVLCRLVMTVDSLNQFTSIFCLTVMSVDRYLAVVHPIKSTKWRKPRVAKIINLTMWGVSLLVNLPIMIFSGLMPNNNQAWACTIVWPEPQGAYQTAFMFYTFLLGFFLPLIVICLCYLLIIIKVKSSGMRVGSTKRKRSERKVTRMVSIVVAMFVLCWLPFYVFNVTSVTGTIDTTPVLKSTFEFVVVLGYANSCANPILYAFLSDNFKKSFQNVLCLKKVAGLDEAERSDSRMERTRMVNDVTAEMHNAALLNGELQTSI; encoded by the exons ATGGATCCCTGGCCTCTCCTTCCGTCGCCCCCCAACCTCTCCCTCCCCGAGCCCCTGTACTACGACAGCTACTTCCCAGGGAACGAGTCTGACCTGGGGTCCCGGAATGACACTCCGGACGAGACCCACCAGGCCTTCGACAAGACCAGCTCCGTAGTCATCACCTTCATCTACTTCACGGTGTGCGCCGTGGGGCTGACCGGCAACACCTTGGTGATCTATGTTATCCTGCGCTACGCCAAGATGAAGACTGTGACTAATATCTATATCCTGAACCTGGCCGTGGCCGACGTCCTCTGTATGCTGAGTCTACCTTTCATCGCCGTGCAGCTGGCCCTGGTCCACTGGCCCTTCGGCTCCGTGCTCTGCCGCCTGGTCATGACTGTGGACTCCCTCAACCAGTTCACCTCCATCTTCTGCCTCACAGTCATGAGTGTCGACCGCTACCTGGCCGTGGTCCACCCCATAAAGTCCACCAAGTGGCGGAAGCCACGCGTGGCTAAGATCATCAACCTGACCATGTGGGGAGTGTCCCTGCTGGTCAACCTGCCAATCATGATCTTCAGCGGTCTGATGCCCAATAATAACCAGGCTTGGGCGTGTACCATTGTGTGGCCGGAGCCTCAGGGGGCCTATCAGACGGCCTTCATGTTCTACACCTTCCTCCTAGGTTTCTTCCTGCCGCTCATCGTCATCTGCCTCTGTTACCTGCTCATCATCATCAAG GTGAAGTCGTCAGGCATGCGCGTGGGCTCCACTAAGCGTAAGCGTTCGGAGAGGAAGGTGACCAGGATGGTGTCCATCGTTGTGGCCATGTTCGTGCTCTGCTGGCTGCCCTTCTACGTGTTCAACGTCACCTCGGTGACCGGCACCATCGACACCACGCCCGTCCTCAAGAGCACCTTTGAGTTTGTGGTGGTGCTGGGCTACGCCAACAGCTGTGCCAACCCCATCCTGTACGCCTTCCTGTCAGACAACTTCAAGAAGAGCTTTCAGAATGTTCTGTGCTTGAAGAAGGTGGCGGGCCTGGATGAGGCGGAGCGCAGCGACAGCCGCATGGAGCGAACGCGCATGGTCAACGACGTCACCGCGGAAATGCACAACGCCGCGCTGCTCAATGGCGAGCTGCAGAccagtatctga